In the Candidatus Zixiibacteriota bacterium genome, one interval contains:
- a CDS encoding ferredoxin family protein, giving the protein MSKPKKHAPEKIEINGDYCKGCDICIEFCPTNVFEPSSELNRRGYYVPIVARVEDCTGCKLCDLMCPEMAIVITESKSFSNVQK; this is encoded by the coding sequence ATGTCAAAGCCGAAAAAACATGCCCCGGAGAAGATTGAGATCAATGGTGACTATTGTAAGGGGTGTGATATCTGTATCGAGTTCTGCCCGACCAACGTTTTTGAGCCATCCAGCGAGTTGAATCGACGAGGCTACTATGTTCCCATCGTGGCCAGAGTAGAGGATTGCACGGGATGCAAACTGTGTGACTTGATGTGTCCCGAGATGGCTATCGTCATTACCGAAAGTAAATCATTCTCCAACGTGCAGAAGTAG